Genomic DNA from Ictidomys tridecemlineatus isolate mIctTri1 chromosome 6, mIctTri1.hap1, whole genome shotgun sequence:
CCAAGTACCTGAGACTAaaacaggcatatgccaccacacccagctcaagcaaaattttaaatgaaaaaaaaattgtgtctttaaaatttttgaaaatttataaagatgaaaaatataggTGAaattacagcagctcaattcttTTTCCAATGATTTCTATTCCTCCTATTCATGTAGATTGTAGACCAGAAAATACATTTACTATGGTGAGGCCCAGAAAACTCAGAGAAACCTCTATAGATTGGTTAATTAAATCAAACTTTCAGCTGCCTGATAGGATTACATTTCCAGAAGATTTCTTCACCAACTAGTAACTTGGGTGGCTGAATGAAGCAGgggatggaaagtttgaggatAGCCTCCACATATTAGagggaccctatctcaaattttttttaattttcaataaaaaaatactgggtttaatcccctgtaGAGCGGGGCAGGGAGTTTAAAAAGACTTCTTCATCAAAATCAAATGGTCTTACATAAGCTTCTGCCTGTGGATATCTCCTCTCCTAACATTCTGTGACATCTAGTCCTGGTTGAATCCCAGGGAAGAATCTGTGGTGTGACATGTCATGctattttcattgcttttatttgtttgcCAATCTTTATTACCATCATGATTTTACATTCaagtcattttcttattttgtaatgTGACACATTCTATTTATAGAAACCTTTCATTTTATCTGCACTTTCACATTTAATGCTCACAATACCAGctcatttttctgatgaggaaATGTAAGAACCAAGAGTTGAGTAATTTGTTTAAGTCTCAAAAGTGAAGCTAGAAAATGAAACCTGTCTTCATATTCTGGGATTAATGACTTCTGCAATAAGAGTTTGGCCTGTTATACCTCACTATTGCAGTTATTATTACAATCACTGAGACTATACAATGAGAGAACACATTATTTAATTGCTCTTGGCCCATACTAGTGCCTATTACTTGTACAACACCCACCTGTCTGATTCACCATAATCTATTTTCACTCTTTGCATCCTCCCAAGCAATCTCACAAATTGTCCTAGCTCCACCTAGGGGTCCACGTGTAGTTCCACAATGTTTTATCAACAGAAACTTCCAagacatttttccttcttcaaatgtgcaaaaataacttcaaaacaCAAATTCAACCTCTGTACGGGTAGTATGATGCTATTTCTACCATTCTCTACTTATTTCATCCTTCTCCCCACAcacccctcaaaaaagaaaaaaaaaaaaaatccttagccTTCCTTCACTGGGTAAGACCAGTGTTACATACACACAAAGGTTTTGGTTCACCTCTTACTAATGAGCTCTTGCTTGACCTCTGTGTAACACAAAAGACAGTAACTGTCAGCATTCTAAAAGCTCATTGTGGGAGAGAATACCTGTGAAGTTACCACAACCACAACAAAGGTCAGTGAACTGGGTTCTCTGCTCTCTCCCCAGTCAGGTTGCCACGTGGAATTGCTCTTCCTCCGCTACATCTCGGACTGGGACTTGGACCCTGGCCGGTGCTACCGAGTCACTTGGTTCACCTCCTGGAGCCCCTGTTACGACTGTGCCCGGCACGTGGCAGACTTTCTGAGAGGGAACCCCAACCTCAGTCTGAGAATCTTCACCGCGCGCCTCTACTTCTGCGAGGACCGCAAGGCAGAGCCTGAGGGGCTGCGGAGGCTGCACCGCGCTGGGGTCCAAATCGGCATCATGACCTTCAAAGGTGCGAAGGGGAACCTTTTGCGCAGGCTCTGTGCAGCAGACATAATTTTAAATTGCAATTCAGAATGAGAAGAGTCAGTGGGGAAAACTCAGGGGGAAGAATTGCCTAAGGTTCCTGGTTCACGATGGGAGTCAAAATTATTGATTAGAATTCCAGGAAAGCTGTGAATGGCTTGGTGACAAGGTCCTGGGTAAATGAGGAAGTGAGGCCAGGGTTTTCTTTACTTCTAGTTGAAGACCTGAACTATCTTTTCCCCCTGTCcccccatttttttaaagattatttttactgCTGGAATACTTTTGTAGAAAATCGTGAAAGAACTTTCAAGGCCTGGGAAGGGCTGCATGAGAATTCAGTTCGGCTATCCAGACAACTTCGTCGCATCCTTTTGGTAAGTGGCTTCCTTGCTTTTCACTTTTTCTATAGTCTTTTCCTGCagcttcttatatttttaaaagtcactctCGTTTTTCATCTGACGAAACTTTATTTCTCCTATAATTCAGTTTTCCCTTCTGTTAATTCATAGTTCAGAGCCCTCTGCTAAGATGTCTTTCCTTTACCTTCTCCTTCTTTCATAGCTTTACTTGTCTTCTTTCTGCTAATCGCTCCTCAGATTCCTCAGCTGTGTTTCCCTCCTGATCAGAATTCCAATTTactaacaaaatgttaaaaagataagCCATGCAGTTTTAGAAGACTTCCTTGTCCAGCTCAGTTTTGAAGCCATTCACtgcattcatttttctctttctttgcagCCCCTATATGAGGTGGATGACTTACGAGACGCCTTTCGAACTTTGGGACTTTGATAGCAAACCTCCTGGCATGTCACGTATGATGAAATATCTTTGTTGAAGAGAGCGGATAGAAGAATAATCCTTCAAGCCTTTTCGGTTTTTCCCCTTCAACTCTTCATTTCTTAGAGTgtagagagggaaaaaatatttgtatatgatttaaaaaataatctgtctTGATCATAGAGAAGGAACGCAGGCTGACCAGGGTGATTTTGCAACTGGTGCAGTTTTGAGTGCAGCATTGCCCTCTACTGGAAGAGAACAGAACTTCAGGACCTGGGACCATCTTAAAGTATCAATGTTCTATGAATTGTAggtagaaagaaaagagaaggcatAGCCTAAAAAGCAAGGCGAGAAGATCGAATGATTTTATATTACtatcctttattattttattgtcataTTTTAATTGTCAGATTTTAGCAacatatttttctacttctttttcctttgaagTTCCCATTGGGTAACTTCGTCCATCAGGCCATGATCTGTAGACCTTCCTGATGAAAGAATCTGGGTGATTATAAGCCCAAATCCTGTCCCCAAAGCATTAATATGCAaacatattttgtatgttttaattGTCTCAGGCAtgtttttatattgtatataagAGGATAGGGGTGGAGGGTTTGAACTGCAGATAGTCACCTTCAGGTGGTTTTAATAAAGGTTTTCAAAATCCATAATGAGGACTGTGAAGATGACACTGAAATGATGAGTTGATGCCTTAGAAGAAAATCCTCTGTAAAGAAACTCTTGAAGACGTTCATAATTTAGAAACACCTGCAAACTTCACACTTTCCACTTACTGTACACTTGGAAGGGAGTTGCTTAAATGCTGAGAAGAGGAAAATCTGTTCTCTCTGGTGAGCCTTTTAACCTCAGCAATGCCAAGCAGGTCAAGGTTTTCCACCTTTTATATGTGTGTAATGCTTCTCCCAAAGAGTAtgacaaaaaagaataatatttgagAGGGACAGGTGAGaaagcactgaaagaaaattgTGATTTTCCAGCAAAATCATAGTAAACATAGATTCTCTATTTGTCCCTAACAACTATCCTGGATGCTGAGGAAAATAGTATTCAGAATAACTATCCTTTTGCAATTATTACCTAGCGATCCTTGCAATGCAGATAAAAACTTGTATACACAACTATTatcagtttattaatttttttatagtactggggattgaacccaggggtgctctaacactgagctatactcccagtcctttgtattttgaaatagggttgCATTAAGTTGCACAGaccggccttgaacttgtgatcctcctgcctcaacctcccaaatagtGGGGAGTACAGGAGTGTCACCATGCTAGCTATTTTAATCTTATTGTATATAAGTTTGTGAAAGGTTAAATAATAAAAGTCACTacttcatgtattcattcatttttatattatgctACAAAGTGTCTAGTGATATTTTGttatcataattttcttttctgaaatgttgAAATTGGTTCCTGAAGTCTCATAAATTTGTAactttaactaattaattaattttggaggtaatggggattgaacactGGGCCTTGAAcaagctaggcaaacactttatcactgagctacccccaaactcaatttataatttttttaaaatttttttattagttgttcaaaacattacaaagctcttgacatatcatatttcatacatttgattcaagtgggttatgaactcccatttttaccccgtatacagattgcagaatcacatcggttacacatccacgtttttacatattgccatatcaatttataattttagaaattattccaATAGTAAAGTATTTAATTGTAACATAGTCTAACACTGTGATAATACTTCTATGAAGCCATTCTCTTGGTTTTTAGCAAATTCTTCCACGGCGAATTGATTCTTGCTCATTTTCAACCAACCgagtatataaaataattttggaagttTTAGAGATGAATTGCTGAATACAAGAATTACAAAAGTGATGTATAAAATGTTAAAACTCAAAGTCAGCATGATGGAATAGACTTCAGAGTCCAGAAATTAGCCTATATATTTAAGATCTATTGATTTCTGTCAAGAGTGAAAAGATCATTTAGTGAGGAAagacaaatggtgctgggaaactggacATCATGTGTCAAAGGACTTTGTACATCTGCCACACCATATATGAAGATTACCTCAACATTTATCAAATCCTTAAAGGTAAAACTATAAACTCCTAAAAGACAACAAAAGTGGGAATGATGGTGAATGTCTGTAATCCCTGTGATTCAGGAAGCTCgggtaggaggatagcaagttcaaggccagccaggacaacttagtgagaacctgtttcagaatagaaaataaaaagggaaggggatgtagctcaatggtatcatgcccttgggttcaatctctagttcaGGGTGTGGGGGTATGGGGAAGGAAAGGAGCAAAAGGGTAAATCTTCACAATTTTGGATTAATCGACAGTTTCTTGCCCACTTGCATAGCTAACAACCACagcaaaacaataacaactaGTGCTTGCCAGgttgtggagaaattggaacacttATACATCCATGGctagtgaaaatgaaaaatactataaCCACTGTGGACAAGAGCAACAATTCCCGAGAAGTTAAAGACAGAATTACTGTGTGACTTAACTCCACtcttgagtttttaaaagaattaggAACATACAAACAAAACTTGTACAAAAGagatggggtggggctggggatgtggctcaagcggtagcacgctcgcctggcatgcgtgcggcccggggttcgatccccagcaccacataccaacaaacatgttgtgtccgccgagaactaaaaaataaatattaaaaattctctctctctctctctctctctctctctctctctctctctctctctcttccctctctcactctctcttaaaaaaaaaaaaaagagatggggtATATAGCtgagtgatacagtgcttgcatagcatgcacaa
This window encodes:
- the Aicda gene encoding single-stranded DNA cytosine deaminase, which gives rise to MLFSGKLDENMLKAQDSAYDNPTHLHGTQIRKKAIGVPGGGDAMGGGVYKGKFKFECEGPIFLSDRGSEASLLEARFSWPKTFRIKKDTLESTMDSLLMNRKKFLYHFKNVRWAKGRHETYLCYVVKRRDSATSFSLDFGHLRNKSGCHVELLFLRYISDWDLDPGRCYRVTWFTSWSPCYDCARHVADFLRGNPNLSLRIFTARLYFCEDRKAEPEGLRRLHRAGVQIGIMTFKDYFYCWNTFVENRERTFKAWEGLHENSVRLSRQLRRILLPLYEVDDLRDAFRTLGL